From the Paludibacterium paludis genome, one window contains:
- a CDS encoding LysR family transcriptional regulator, giving the protein MQKIDIHHGDLRRIDLNLLVAFDALMQERHVSRAAERLFLGQPAMSHMLSRLRDTLKDPLFVRSGNRMEPTARALELAPRIRQWLDEANDFLFRETDFDPAAVTARFSLSAPDGLEALLFPSLIAALRAEAPGVQLRSLLLETDQQLAALDRDEVDLLFTAAPLPLRDWHNHTILSEAGFSAVYSPRQTTLPDTPTLADLAACDQLVSSHRGTAAGVVDHLFTERGLTRRIVALSASLMATGHILSEAPLISIQPNLYLPLFADRPDLVHVPLPSEATLCINLVWHRRNDTHPLHRYLRALLMRHFEQRFPAA; this is encoded by the coding sequence CGCATCGACCTCAATCTTCTGGTCGCTTTCGACGCCCTGATGCAGGAGCGCCATGTCAGCCGGGCCGCCGAGCGGCTGTTTCTCGGCCAGCCGGCCATGAGTCACATGCTGTCGCGCCTGCGGGACACGCTGAAAGACCCGCTGTTCGTGCGCAGCGGCAATCGCATGGAGCCCACCGCGCGCGCGCTGGAGCTCGCCCCGCGGATACGCCAGTGGCTCGACGAGGCCAATGATTTTTTGTTTCGGGAAACCGATTTTGATCCGGCCGCCGTCACGGCCCGATTCAGCCTGTCCGCTCCCGATGGACTCGAAGCCCTGCTGTTTCCCTCGCTGATCGCCGCGTTGCGCGCCGAAGCGCCCGGTGTGCAACTGCGCTCCTTGCTGCTGGAAACCGACCAGCAACTCGCCGCGCTCGACCGCGACGAGGTCGATCTGCTGTTCACCGCCGCGCCGCTGCCGCTGCGCGACTGGCACAACCACACGATACTCAGCGAGGCGGGGTTCTCCGCCGTGTATTCCCCGCGACAGACGACGCTTCCGGACACCCCGACGCTCGCCGACCTCGCCGCCTGCGACCAATTGGTCAGCAGCCACCGCGGCACGGCGGCGGGCGTGGTCGACCACCTGTTCACCGAGCGGGGCCTGACGCGCCGCATCGTTGCCCTTTCGGCGAGCCTGATGGCCACCGGCCACATCCTCAGCGAAGCGCCACTGATCTCAATTCAACCGAATCTGTATCTCCCTTTATTCGCCGACCGGCCGGATCTGGTTCATGTTCCGCTCCCCAGCGAAGCGACCCTGTGCATCAACCTGGTCTGGCACCGGCGCAACGATACCCATCCCCTGCATCGCTACCTGCGCGCGCTACTGATGCGCCACTTCGAGCAGCGGTTTCCCGCGGCCTAG